The Acinetobacter pittii genome contains a region encoding:
- a CDS encoding phosphodiester glycosidase family protein, whose amino-acid sequence MKWVFGCLALYWFLFQSAYAIEHQQVKTVEGDQYDVVSISDFKALRLFLRNPHNQQYYKSFNNVQEQLKQCEQLNFAMNAGIFHIGFSPVGLYVEKAKIIQPLNEHKGLGNFFLQPNGVLAWNKKQAFVLTTQQYSRQNLKVDYATQSGPMLVIDGKINSLFLPDSQSKKIRNGVGIRDNKLYFVISKNRVNFYNFAEFFQRNLKVEQALYLDGSISSLYLQKNRRNDQQFQIGPMVGWVGESSCALK is encoded by the coding sequence ATGAAATGGGTTTTCGGGTGCTTAGCTTTGTATTGGTTTTTGTTCCAGTCTGCATATGCTATAGAACATCAGCAAGTTAAAACAGTAGAAGGTGATCAATACGATGTGGTCTCTATTAGCGATTTTAAAGCATTGCGCCTGTTTTTAAGAAATCCTCATAATCAACAATATTACAAAAGTTTTAACAATGTTCAGGAGCAATTAAAGCAGTGCGAGCAACTTAACTTTGCAATGAATGCAGGGATATTTCATATAGGATTTTCTCCCGTAGGGCTATATGTTGAAAAGGCTAAGATAATTCAACCCTTAAATGAGCATAAAGGATTGGGAAATTTCTTTTTACAGCCGAATGGTGTATTAGCTTGGAATAAAAAACAGGCCTTTGTTTTAACTACGCAACAATATAGCCGACAAAATTTGAAAGTTGATTATGCAACCCAATCTGGGCCAATGTTAGTTATTGATGGAAAGATAAATTCCCTTTTTTTACCAGACTCTCAATCAAAGAAAATTCGTAATGGAGTTGGTATTCGAGATAATAAACTTTACTTTGTAATATCGAAAAATAGGGTGAATTTCTATAATTTTGCCGAGTTTTTTCAAAGAAACCTTAAAGTAGAGCAAGCTTTATATCTCGATGGTTCTATTTCTAGTTTATATCTGCAAAAGAACAGACGGAATGATCAGCAATTTCAAATTGGACCAATGGTCGGTTGGGTAGGCGAGTCCAGTTGTGCATTAAAGTGA
- a CDS encoding lecithin retinol acyltransferase family protein, with amino-acid sequence MQQPNKHYPLGAHLIVKHLGYSHHGIYAGRGRVIHYSGLAHFVKKRPIEITSIDAFSHGKKIHVRSYDRPRYKGKIVVRRMRSRMHENHYHLIINNCEHLCSWAITGIESSTQVERMMHRLTTIGYLSSIMSYMNGMMLTVATTCFALVLYIKKKLRDQAKRKVPTYQFLREKSQKRNIDPSAPLVFIDPDKKEPV; translated from the coding sequence ATGCAACAACCGAATAAACACTACCCTTTAGGGGCTCACCTCATCGTAAAGCATCTCGGCTATAGCCATCATGGTATATATGCAGGGAGAGGTCGAGTTATCCATTATTCCGGCTTAGCTCATTTCGTCAAAAAACGCCCGATTGAAATCACCTCAATAGATGCGTTCTCACATGGAAAAAAAATACACGTTCGTTCTTATGACAGACCTCGTTATAAAGGAAAGATTGTCGTTCGCCGAATGCGCTCACGTATGCATGAAAATCACTATCATTTGATTATTAATAATTGCGAACATCTATGTAGTTGGGCAATTACTGGTATTGAAAGTAGCACCCAAGTTGAACGTATGATGCACCGCTTAACGACCATTGGTTATCTAAGCTCAATCATGAGCTATATGAATGGTATGATGCTCACTGTTGCAACCACATGTTTTGCTCTGGTTCTTTATATTAAAAAGAAACTGCGCGATCAGGCCAAAAGAAAAGTCCCTACTTACCAGTTCCTAAGAGAAAAATCTCAGAAAAGAAATATCGATCCTTCAGCACCTCTAGTATTTATAGATCCAGATAAAAAAGAGCCTGTCTAA
- the yceI gene encoding YceI family protein — translation MHLKTLSFGLAVALASSVTLAAPVDYKIDPTHTATVFSWNHFGFSTPSANFSDIQGVIKVDNAKPANSSVNVTIPLSSVNTNVPALDKEFQEEAWFNAAKYPNITFKSTKVETKDKKHFKITGDLTVKGVTKPVVLDAVLNKQGEHPMAKVPAIGFNATTSFKRSDFGLGNYVPNVGDKITVNITTEATAANAAKK, via the coding sequence ATGCATCTTAAAACATTAAGCTTCGGTTTGGCAGTAGCATTGGCTAGTTCAGTTACTTTAGCTGCGCCAGTAGACTACAAAATTGACCCAACACATACAGCTACTGTTTTCTCATGGAATCACTTTGGTTTTTCTACTCCAAGCGCTAACTTCTCGGATATCCAAGGCGTAATTAAAGTTGATAATGCTAAACCAGCAAACTCATCTGTCAATGTGACGATTCCTCTAAGCAGCGTAAATACAAATGTACCTGCTTTAGATAAAGAGTTCCAAGAAGAAGCTTGGTTTAATGCTGCTAAATATCCAAATATTACGTTTAAAAGTACTAAAGTTGAAACCAAAGACAAAAAGCACTTTAAAATTACTGGTGACTTAACTGTCAAAGGTGTAACTAAACCTGTTGTACTTGACGCTGTTTTAAACAAGCAAGGCGAGCATCCAATGGCTAAAGTGCCAGCGATTGGTTTTAATGCTACAACTTCATTCAAGCGTTCTGACTTTGGTTTAGGTAACTATGTGCCGAACGTTGGTGATAAGATCACTGTAAACATTACGACTGAAGCAACTGCCGCTAATGCAGCTAAAAAATAA
- a CDS encoding OsmC family protein yields MVNTAQAQSTSTPYRVTLTDPSGHQWFADEPTDKGGQDTAPNPVQLLLSALGACTTITLEMYANLKGIKLEHVQVDLALNPNGEPEKGQNNIERKITLKGEFTEDQHKRLLKVAENCPIHKLLTSQISIQTELSI; encoded by the coding sequence ATGGTTAATACAGCCCAAGCACAAAGTACTTCTACCCCATATCGAGTAACTCTTACCGATCCTTCAGGTCATCAATGGTTTGCAGATGAACCGACTGATAAAGGTGGACAAGATACAGCTCCGAACCCGGTTCAGCTTTTATTATCCGCTTTAGGAGCTTGTACCACCATTACTTTAGAAATGTATGCGAATCTTAAAGGTATTAAGCTTGAGCATGTTCAAGTGGATTTAGCATTAAACCCCAACGGCGAACCTGAGAAAGGCCAAAATAATATTGAACGGAAAATCACACTCAAAGGCGAGTTTACTGAAGACCAACACAAGCGTTTATTAAAAGTTGCCGAGAACTGCCCTATTCATAAGTTATTGACCTCTCAGATTAGTATCCAAACAGAACTTAGCATTTAA
- the tkt gene encoding transketolase, translating into MTTPLNERRIANAIRVLAMDAVQQANSGHPGAPMGMADIADVVWREFLNHNPTNPQWANRDRFVLSNGHGSMLQYALLHLTGYDLSIEDLKQFRQLHSRTPGHPEYGYAPGVETTTGPLGQGIANAVGFALAEKTLAAQFNKDDLKVVDHFTYCFLGDGCLMEGISHEVCSLAGTLQLGKLIAYYDDNGISIDGEVEGWFSDDTEERFKAYGWQVLRVDGHDADAIRQATIEAKAETQKPTIIMCKTIIGLGSPNKQGKEDCHGAPLGKDEITLTREALGWNEEAFVIPADVYAAWDAKAKGSESEAAWNAVFAQYQAKYPTEAAELLRRISGDLPAEFAAQADAFIRETNAKGETIATRKASQNTLQAFGPLLPELLGGSADLAGSNLTLWKGCQGIQENPAGNYVYYGVREFGMTAIANGVALHGGFVPYVATFLMFMEYARNAVRMSALMKQRVIHVYTHDSIGLGEDGPTHQPIEQIASLRGTPNLNTWRPADTVETAIAWKSALERKDGPTALIFSRQNLPFQTRSEEQIQNAAKGGYVLAQEKGELKAIIIATGSEISLAMEAYAQLEGVRVVSMPCAEEFMKQDAVYREAVLPAHIRARVAVEAAHVDYWWKFVGLDGKVIGMTTYGESAPAKDLFQFFGITTEAVVAAVKELTA; encoded by the coding sequence ATGACGACCCCTTTAAACGAACGTCGTATTGCAAATGCAATTCGTGTATTGGCAATGGATGCTGTGCAACAGGCAAACTCAGGGCATCCAGGTGCTCCAATGGGGATGGCAGATATTGCTGACGTCGTCTGGCGTGAGTTTTTAAATCACAACCCAACAAATCCACAATGGGCAAACCGTGACCGTTTCGTTTTATCAAATGGCCATGGATCAATGTTGCAATACGCTTTGCTTCATTTAACAGGTTATGATCTTTCAATTGAAGATTTAAAACAGTTCCGTCAATTGCATTCTAGAACTCCTGGTCACCCTGAATATGGCTATGCACCGGGTGTAGAGACGACAACTGGTCCTTTAGGTCAAGGTATTGCTAATGCTGTTGGTTTTGCTTTAGCAGAAAAAACATTAGCTGCTCAATTTAATAAAGATGATTTAAAAGTTGTTGACCATTTCACTTACTGTTTCTTAGGTGATGGCTGTTTAATGGAAGGTATTTCTCATGAAGTATGTTCTTTAGCTGGCACATTACAACTTGGTAAATTGATTGCTTATTATGATGATAATGGTATTTCAATTGATGGTGAAGTAGAAGGCTGGTTCAGTGATGATACAGAAGAGCGTTTCAAAGCCTATGGTTGGCAAGTTCTTCGTGTAGATGGTCATGACGCTGATGCGATTCGTCAAGCGACAATCGAAGCAAAAGCTGAAACTCAAAAACCAACAATCATTATGTGTAAAACGATTATTGGTTTAGGTTCACCAAATAAGCAGGGTAAAGAAGACTGTCATGGTGCGCCATTAGGTAAAGATGAGATTACTTTAACTCGTGAAGCATTAGGCTGGAACGAAGAAGCATTTGTTATTCCTGCTGATGTATATGCTGCATGGGATGCAAAAGCAAAAGGTAGTGAGTCTGAAGCAGCTTGGAATGCGGTATTTGCACAATATCAAGCAAAATATCCAACTGAAGCAGCTGAGTTACTTCGTCGTATTAGTGGTGATTTACCAGCAGAATTTGCAGCACAAGCAGATGCTTTCATTCGTGAAACAAATGCGAAAGGCGAGACAATTGCAACACGTAAAGCAAGCCAAAATACATTACAAGCATTTGGTCCTTTATTACCTGAATTGTTAGGTGGTTCTGCTGACTTAGCGGGTTCTAACCTAACACTTTGGAAAGGTTGCCAAGGTATTCAAGAAAACCCAGCGGGTAACTATGTATACTATGGCGTACGTGAATTTGGTATGACTGCAATCGCTAATGGCGTTGCATTGCATGGCGGTTTCGTTCCTTACGTTGCAACATTCTTAATGTTTATGGAATATGCACGTAATGCAGTACGTATGTCTGCATTAATGAAACAACGTGTAATTCATGTTTATACACATGACTCAATTGGTCTAGGTGAAGATGGTCCAACTCACCAACCGATTGAACAAATTGCTTCATTACGTGGTACACCTAACTTAAATACATGGCGTCCTGCAGATACTGTAGAAACTGCAATTGCTTGGAAATCTGCTTTAGAACGCAAAGACGGTCCTACAGCTCTTATTTTCTCTCGTCAAAACTTACCATTCCAAACACGTTCTGAAGAGCAAATTCAAAACGCTGCAAAAGGTGGTTATGTTCTTGCTCAAGAAAAAGGCGAATTAAAAGCAATTATTATTGCAACTGGTTCTGAAATTTCTTTAGCAATGGAAGCTTATGCACAACTTGAAGGTGTACGTGTAGTTTCTATGCCATGTGCAGAAGAATTTATGAAGCAAGATGCTGTATATAGAGAAGCAGTTTTACCAGCTCATATTCGTGCACGTGTGGCAGTTGAAGCAGCTCATGTTGACTACTGGTGGAAGTTTGTTGGTCTTGATGGCAAAGTAATTGGTATGACAACTTATGGTGAGTCTGCACCAGCAAAAGATTTGTTCCAATTCTTTGGTATTACGACTGAAGCTGTTGTTGCAGCAGTAAAAGAATTAACTGCTTAA
- the metK gene encoding methionine adenosyltransferase yields MREYAVFTSESVSEGHPDKMADQISDAILDAILKEDPYARVACETLVKTGAVVLAGEVTTTANIDVEAVVRNTVNGIGYHHSDLGFDGSTCAVINMIGKQSPEIAQGVDRQKPEDQGAGDQGLMFGYASRETDVLMPAPISYAHRLMERQAELRRSGALPWLRPDAKSQVTFAYENGKPVRLDAVVLSTQHDPEITQSQLKEAVIEEIIKPIIPAEMFHAATKFHINPTGMFVIGGPVGDCGLTGRKIIVDTYGGMARHGGGAFSGKDPSKVDRSAAYAGRYVAKNIVAAGLADKCEIQVSYAIGVAEPTSISINTFGTAKVSDELIIQLVRDHFDLRPFGITRMLDLIQPMYKQTAAYGHFGREGSDSAFTWEKTDKVDALKDAAGL; encoded by the coding sequence ATGCGCGAGTACGCTGTTTTTACCTCGGAATCTGTAAGCGAAGGTCATCCCGATAAAATGGCCGACCAAATTAGCGACGCTATTTTGGATGCAATCTTAAAAGAAGACCCATACGCACGTGTTGCTTGTGAAACACTGGTAAAAACAGGCGCTGTTGTACTTGCTGGTGAAGTAACAACGACTGCTAATATTGATGTTGAAGCTGTTGTTCGTAATACTGTTAACGGTATTGGTTACCACCACTCTGATCTTGGCTTTGATGGATCAACGTGTGCTGTAATCAATATGATCGGTAAACAATCACCTGAAATTGCTCAAGGTGTAGATCGTCAAAAACCAGAAGATCAAGGTGCTGGTGACCAAGGTCTAATGTTCGGTTATGCAAGTCGTGAAACAGACGTGCTTATGCCTGCGCCGATTTCTTATGCTCATCGCTTAATGGAGCGTCAAGCTGAACTTCGTCGTTCAGGTGCCCTTCCATGGTTACGCCCAGATGCAAAAAGCCAAGTTACTTTTGCATATGAAAATGGTAAGCCTGTACGTTTAGATGCTGTTGTTTTATCTACTCAGCACGATCCTGAAATTACTCAAAGCCAGCTTAAAGAAGCAGTTATTGAAGAAATTATCAAACCGATCATCCCTGCTGAAATGTTCCATGCAGCTACTAAATTCCATATTAACCCAACAGGTATGTTCGTAATTGGCGGACCTGTAGGTGACTGTGGTTTAACAGGTCGTAAAATTATTGTTGATACATACGGCGGTATGGCTCGTCACGGCGGTGGTGCTTTCTCTGGTAAAGACCCATCTAAAGTTGACCGTTCTGCTGCTTATGCAGGTCGTTATGTTGCAAAAAATATTGTAGCTGCCGGTCTTGCTGACAAATGTGAGATTCAAGTGAGTTATGCCATTGGTGTAGCAGAACCTACTTCAATTTCAATTAATACCTTTGGTACAGCAAAAGTTTCTGATGAGTTGATTATTCAACTTGTACGTGACCACTTCGATTTAAGACCATTTGGTATTACTCGTATGTTGGACCTTATTCAACCAATGTACAAACAAACTGCGGCTTATGGCCACTTTGGTCGTGAAGGTTCAGACTCTGCATTTACTTGGGAAAAAACTGATAAAGTTGATGCCCTTAAAGATGCTGCTGGCCTCTAA
- the fxsA gene encoding FxsA family protein produces MNLLLIVVLGAIVEIAVWIGVAQFISGWYVFFWFIFAFFIGLGLIRRSTAGIMPQLQQMQMTGQLGNDPAVTKKLAYAFAGFLLMLPGLVSDVLAVLILIPGVQTAFRNIAMKTLAKRQQAMMEKMMGGMGGNMGGQNPFADLMRQMQDMQNQQGGNSQDQYRDSSIIDGEAREVTPDHKKIEHKNKD; encoded by the coding sequence ATGAATTTACTTCTTATTGTAGTTCTGGGCGCGATTGTTGAAATTGCCGTATGGATTGGCGTAGCACAGTTCATCAGTGGATGGTATGTGTTCTTTTGGTTCATTTTTGCTTTCTTTATTGGTTTGGGGCTTATTCGCAGAAGTACTGCTGGTATTATGCCTCAATTACAACAAATGCAGATGACAGGTCAGCTTGGTAATGATCCGGCAGTAACTAAAAAACTTGCTTACGCTTTTGCCGGTTTCTTATTAATGTTGCCAGGTCTTGTTTCTGATGTGTTAGCTGTTTTAATTCTGATCCCTGGTGTTCAAACTGCTTTCCGTAATATAGCAATGAAAACTCTTGCAAAGCGCCAACAAGCTATGATGGAAAAAATGATGGGTGGTATGGGCGGTAATATGGGCGGACAAAACCCATTTGCTGATTTAATGCGCCAAATGCAAGATATGCAGAATCAACAAGGTGGCAATAGTCAAGATCAATACCGTGATTCAAGCATTATTGATGGTGAAGCTAGAGAAGTTACTCCAGATCATAAGAAAATTGAACATAAAAATAAGGATTAA
- the blaOXA gene encoding OXA-213 family carbapenem-hydrolyzing class D beta-lactamase — MTKKALFFAISTIFLSACSFNTVQQHQIHAISTHKNSEEIKSLFDQAQTTGVLVIKRGQTVEIYGNDLKRASTEYVPASTFKMLNALIGLEHHKATTTEMFKWDGQKRLFPDWEKDMTLGEAMKASAIPVYQELARRIGLDLMSKEVKRISFGNADIGSKVDNFWLVGPLKITPQQETQFAYELAHKTLPFSKNVQEQVQSMVFVEEKNGRKIYAKSGWGWDVDPQVGWLTGWVVQPQGEIVAFSLNLEMKKGTPSSIRKEIAYKGLEQLGIL, encoded by the coding sequence ATGACTAAAAAAGCTCTTTTCTTTGCTATTAGTACCATATTTTTGTCAGCATGTTCTTTCAATACAGTACAACAGCACCAAATACACGCTATTTCTACTCATAAAAATTCAGAAGAAATTAAATCACTGTTTGATCAGGCACAGACCACGGGAGTTTTAGTGATTAAGCGTGGGCAAACCGTAGAAATTTATGGCAATGATCTTAAAAGAGCATCAACCGAATATGTTCCCGCCTCTACATTTAAAATGCTAAATGCTTTAATTGGACTTGAACATCATAAAGCAACGACAACTGAAATGTTCAAATGGGATGGACAAAAGCGTTTATTTCCTGATTGGGAAAAGGATATGACTCTGGGTGAGGCCATGAAAGCTTCTGCTATTCCTGTCTATCAAGAACTAGCGCGAAGAATTGGCCTTGATCTTATGTCCAAAGAGGTCAAGCGTATTAGTTTCGGTAATGCTGATATTGGTTCAAAAGTAGATAATTTTTGGCTTGTCGGTCCCCTTAAAATTACACCTCAGCAAGAAACCCAATTTGCTTATGAATTAGCACATAAAACTCTTCCCTTTAGCAAAAATGTACAAGAACAAGTTCAATCTATGGTGTTCGTAGAAGAAAAAAACGGACGTAAAATTTACGCTAAAAGCGGTTGGGGATGGGATGTGGATCCTCAAGTAGGCTGGTTAACAGGCTGGGTCGTTCAACCACAAGGTGAAATTGTGGCATTCTCGCTCAATTTAGAAATGAAAAAAGGAACACCTAGTTCTATTCGAAAAGAAATTGCTTATAAAGGATTAGAGCAGCTAGGTATTTTATAA
- the yncA gene encoding GNAT family N-acetyltransferase, which produces MIYSLNSNFRLIDCNEAEHAAAILEILNEAIINSTALYDYVPRSIDSMKTWFSVKREQGFPVIGIVDETNKLLGFASWGTFRAFPAYKYTVEHSIYIHHEHRGSGLSKILMQELIKRAQEADLHVLIGCIDATNQASIGLHEKMGFIHAGTFKQVGFKFGQWLDAAFYQLNLNTPQQPVDG; this is translated from the coding sequence ATGATCTATTCCCTCAATTCTAATTTTCGCTTAATTGATTGTAATGAAGCAGAACATGCAGCGGCTATATTAGAGATACTGAATGAGGCAATTATTAATTCTACAGCACTGTATGATTATGTACCGCGCTCAATTGATTCAATGAAAACATGGTTTTCAGTCAAAAGAGAACAAGGTTTTCCAGTGATTGGTATTGTGGATGAGACAAACAAATTATTGGGTTTTGCGAGCTGGGGAACCTTTAGGGCTTTTCCTGCCTATAAATATACGGTCGAACATAGTATTTATATTCATCATGAACATCGTGGCAGTGGATTAAGCAAAATTCTAATGCAAGAATTGATTAAGCGCGCTCAAGAGGCAGATCTACATGTATTGATAGGTTGTATCGATGCAACCAACCAAGCGAGTATCGGTTTACATGAAAAAATGGGCTTTATCCATGCAGGTACTTTTAAGCAAGTTGGTTTTAAGTTTGGGCAATGGTTAGATGCTGCTTTCTATCAGTTAAATTTAAATACGCCACAGCAGCCAGTTGACGGATAA
- a CDS encoding helix-turn-helix domain-containing protein, producing MEDINIRIAQQVRELRLSRGYTLDVLASRCQVSRSAISLIERGEASPTAVVLEKLANGLGVPLTQLFATSQNNQSPQPIVRRIQQSEWKDPETGYIRRQVSPPNWKSPFQIVEIEFPAHARITYEINETSNVVQQQLWVVEGQIDIQLGEACYALSKGDCLAMQLNQPVIYTNNSAQVARYILVVSSQLVSAVKESL from the coding sequence ATGGAAGATATTAATATACGCATTGCGCAGCAAGTACGTGAACTACGTCTATCACGTGGATATACTCTAGATGTTCTTGCTAGTCGATGTCAGGTAAGCCGTTCTGCAATTTCACTCATTGAAAGAGGTGAGGCAAGTCCAACGGCGGTTGTCCTTGAAAAGCTGGCAAATGGTTTAGGGGTTCCTTTAACTCAACTATTCGCCACTTCACAAAATAATCAATCACCACAACCTATAGTTCGACGTATTCAACAATCCGAATGGAAAGACCCTGAAACAGGATATATTCGCCGTCAAGTCTCTCCTCCAAATTGGAAGTCTCCATTTCAAATTGTTGAAATTGAATTTCCGGCTCATGCTCGAATTACTTATGAAATTAATGAAACCTCTAATGTTGTACAGCAACAACTTTGGGTAGTTGAAGGGCAAATTGATATTCAATTAGGTGAAGCTTGTTATGCTTTAAGCAAAGGAGATTGCTTAGCAATGCAACTCAACCAACCTGTTATATACACTAATAATTCAGCTCAAGTCGCTCGCTATATCTTAGTCGTCTCTAGTCAACTCGTATCTGCCGTTAAGGAATCGTTATGA
- the ruvC gene encoding crossover junction endodeoxyribonuclease RuvC has translation MALIIGIDPGSRLTGYGIIEKDGSKLRFVDAGTIRTETQEMPERLKRIFAGVERIVKFHGPTEAAVEQVFMAQNPDSALKLGQARGAAIAALVNLDLQVAEYTARQIKQSVVGYGAADKEQVQMMVMRLLNLTIKPQSDAADALAAAICHAHASGSMSKLSVLNALGGMARGRSRSSSRRR, from the coding sequence ATGGCATTGATTATTGGAATTGACCCAGGTTCACGCTTAACAGGTTATGGAATCATTGAAAAAGATGGTAGCAAACTGCGTTTTGTTGATGCCGGTACAATCCGAACTGAAACTCAGGAAATGCCAGAGCGCTTAAAACGTATTTTTGCTGGCGTTGAGCGCATAGTGAAATTTCATGGCCCTACTGAAGCTGCAGTTGAGCAAGTCTTTATGGCTCAAAACCCAGACTCTGCCTTAAAACTGGGGCAAGCCCGTGGTGCTGCCATAGCCGCATTAGTTAATTTAGATTTACAAGTTGCAGAATATACTGCCCGTCAAATTAAACAATCTGTGGTTGGTTATGGCGCTGCCGATAAAGAACAAGTTCAAATGATGGTCATGCGATTACTTAATTTGACGATTAAGCCTCAATCCGATGCAGCCGATGCTCTTGCTGCTGCCATTTGCCATGCTCATGCATCGGGAAGCATGAGCAAACTGTCTGTTTTAAATGCTTTAGGTGGTATGGCACGTGGGCGAAGTCGCTCTAGCAGTCGCAGACGTTAA
- a CDS encoding NAD(P)H-hydrate dehydratase has translation MQAVVYHSDDIRAWERRWFAAQNSSLGLMQQAAWSIVQQLIELFKDRAVKNIAVWCGQGNNAGDGYFIAGYLKQAGFQIEIFAAQLGESNDLHCAAQFAKEMKLQIHSNFDIKRTFDCHIDALFGIGLNRELNTNWQQPIQQFNEQSGLKISIDIPSGLHANTGCVLPCAIRADHTFTVLGLKAGLFTGQGKEYAGQIHLVNLIPIDEELKSLAYLSPTNIKLPQRMAFGHKGSYGHVLVVGGHEQMGGAVIMAAEAAFHAGAGKVTVVCHRNHHQAILSRAPNIMLRDINALDEENIRVILSQVDAVCFGMGLGRDEWAKQIYQQWFNLLNQSTHLETVLDADALWFLAKQPEKLGTHIYATPHPGEAATLLGSSTAQIENDRIAAIYALQQKYEGQWVLKGAGSLILEKNLYICTQGNAGMGTGGMGDVLAGMIASLKAQFHKDIALHEIVTLHAQAGDLLAKNGMRGLQAFEMNQAITRVVNQ, from the coding sequence ATGCAGGCAGTAGTTTACCATAGCGATGATATTCGAGCATGGGAGCGGCGCTGGTTTGCTGCGCAAAACTCCTCGTTAGGTTTAATGCAGCAAGCGGCTTGGTCAATTGTCCAGCAACTTATTGAGCTTTTTAAAGATCGGGCTGTCAAGAATATTGCTGTTTGGTGCGGACAGGGGAATAACGCAGGTGATGGTTACTTTATAGCAGGTTACCTGAAACAAGCTGGATTTCAGATTGAAATATTTGCGGCTCAATTGGGCGAGTCAAATGATTTACATTGTGCAGCGCAATTCGCTAAAGAAATGAAACTCCAAATTCATTCAAATTTCGATATTAAAAGAACATTTGATTGTCATATTGATGCTTTATTTGGCATAGGCTTAAATCGTGAATTAAATACTAATTGGCAACAGCCTATTCAACAATTTAATGAACAATCTGGTCTAAAAATTTCGATTGATATACCGAGTGGCTTGCATGCAAATACAGGTTGTGTTTTACCTTGTGCAATACGAGCTGATCATACCTTTACTGTTTTAGGACTTAAAGCTGGATTATTTACAGGACAAGGAAAAGAATATGCGGGACAAATTCATTTAGTTAATTTAATTCCAATAGATGAAGAGCTGAAATCATTAGCTTATTTGTCACCCACAAATATTAAACTTCCTCAGCGTATGGCATTTGGGCATAAGGGAAGCTACGGGCATGTTTTAGTGGTGGGTGGGCATGAACAAATGGGTGGAGCAGTCATTATGGCTGCTGAAGCTGCTTTTCATGCAGGTGCAGGTAAAGTGACGGTGGTTTGTCATCGTAATCATCATCAAGCTATTTTGTCGCGGGCACCTAATATTATGCTCCGTGATATTAATGCTTTAGATGAAGAAAATATTAGAGTGATTTTATCTCAAGTTGATGCAGTATGTTTTGGAATGGGGCTAGGGCGTGATGAGTGGGCTAAGCAAATCTATCAGCAATGGTTTAATTTATTAAATCAGAGTACCCACCTAGAAACTGTTTTAGATGCAGATGCTTTATGGTTTTTAGCAAAGCAACCTGAAAAATTGGGTACACATATTTATGCGACGCCTCATCCGGGAGAAGCTGCTACCTTACTTGGTTCTTCTACAGCGCAAATTGAAAATGACCGAATTGCTGCAATTTATGCATTACAACAAAAATATGAAGGCCAGTGGGTACTTAAAGGAGCGGGTAGCTTAATTTTAGAGAAAAACTTGTATATTTGTACACAAGGTAATGCTGGAATGGGAACGGGTGGAATGGGTGATGTGTTAGCAGGAATGATTGCAAGCTTGAAAGCCCAATTCCACAAAGATATTGCGTTACATGAGATTGTTACCCTTCATGCACAAGCAGGAGACCTTTTAGCTAAAAATGGTATGCGTGGCTTGCAGGCTTTTGAGATGAATCAGGCAATTACTCGAGTCGTAAATCAATAA